One window of Bdellovibrionales bacterium genomic DNA carries:
- the menD gene encoding 2-succinyl-5-enolpyruvyl-6-hydroxy-3-cyclohexene-1-carboxylic-acid synthase — MTNMQLAAKVLQGLVSSGIREFCLCAGARNSPFVHILEENKDVKVYSFFEERSAAFFALGRMAKTQRPMAVITTSGTAVAELLPAAVEATYSSLPLVMVSADRPKSYRGSGAPQSIEQVGIFSYYIEASLDIDSENSHFSMKGLTWKKPVHINVCFTEPLIDGPVAKLDLQMNCEWVKFPEQAEPTAGHDTTHFLKIYNPIVILGTLPPKAQAPMVGFLKKIQCPIYAEGISGLRGHPELKHLEIRSGENYLNYLLDKGICNAILRIGGVPTIRLWRDLEDKRKHLPVLSVGFNHYSGLSREVNHFTHLASLAMIQSPEHFKDLGPILKEDLQLSHQKEELMKKYPRSEQALVWALSKKLKGQSVYVGNSLPIRHWDIAADFESYPSRVVGNRGANGIDGQVSTFLGWAERETENWCIVGDLTAMYDLASLWITPQLEDKKMRIVVINNRGGRIFQRMFKKDIFLNRHELEFSHWAKMFNWGYNTWETIPESLNLGDHEVIELIPDAEHTDGFLKEWEQVWKK; from the coding sequence ATGACAAATATGCAGTTGGCAGCCAAAGTGCTGCAAGGTTTGGTGTCATCAGGAATTCGTGAGTTCTGTCTTTGTGCCGGAGCTCGCAACAGTCCGTTCGTACACATCTTGGAAGAAAACAAAGACGTTAAGGTCTATTCCTTTTTCGAAGAGCGCTCAGCGGCGTTCTTTGCTTTGGGCCGTATGGCGAAAACGCAAAGGCCGATGGCTGTGATCACGACGTCAGGCACGGCTGTTGCCGAACTTTTGCCCGCTGCAGTTGAAGCGACTTACTCTTCATTGCCGCTGGTAATGGTGTCTGCCGATCGTCCGAAATCTTATCGTGGCTCCGGAGCTCCTCAGAGCATTGAGCAAGTCGGTATTTTCTCTTACTACATTGAAGCGTCGTTGGATATTGACTCTGAGAACAGTCACTTCTCAATGAAGGGACTGACTTGGAAAAAGCCGGTGCACATCAACGTGTGCTTTACGGAGCCGTTAATCGACGGCCCGGTGGCGAAGCTGGATCTGCAGATGAACTGCGAGTGGGTGAAATTCCCAGAGCAAGCAGAGCCAACGGCGGGTCATGATACGACTCACTTCTTGAAAATCTATAATCCGATTGTGATCCTCGGCACTTTGCCGCCGAAAGCGCAAGCTCCGATGGTGGGCTTTCTTAAAAAAATCCAGTGCCCGATTTACGCCGAAGGCATTTCAGGCTTGCGTGGCCATCCGGAGTTAAAACATCTCGAGATCCGTTCGGGTGAAAATTATCTGAATTATCTTTTAGACAAGGGTATTTGCAATGCGATATTGCGAATCGGCGGAGTGCCGACGATTCGTCTCTGGCGTGATCTTGAAGATAAGCGCAAACATTTGCCGGTTCTTTCTGTCGGATTTAATCACTACTCGGGTTTAAGCCGTGAAGTGAATCACTTTACTCACTTGGCGTCGCTCGCGATGATTCAAAGCCCTGAGCACTTTAAAGATCTTGGCCCGATTTTAAAAGAAGACCTGCAGCTTTCTCATCAAAAAGAAGAGTTGATGAAAAAGTATCCGCGCTCTGAGCAGGCGCTGGTGTGGGCCCTCTCTAAAAAGCTCAAAGGTCAGTCGGTCTATGTCGGTAACAGTTTGCCGATCCGTCACTGGGATATTGCTGCGGACTTTGAATCTTATCCTTCACGTGTCGTCGGTAACCGCGGTGCGAATGGGATTGACGGACAGGTTTCGACATTCCTCGGCTGGGCCGAGCGCGAGACTGAGAACTGGTGTATTGTTGGTGACCTCACTGCGATGTACGATTTGGCCTCTCTATGGATTACGCCGCAGCTCGAGGATAAAAAAATGCGCATCGTGGTGATTAACAATCGTGGTGGGCGGATTTTCCAACGCATGTTCAAAAAGGACATCTTCTTGAACCGTCATGAACTGGAGTTCAGTCACTGGGCGAAGATGTTTAACTGGGGTTACAACACGTGGGAAACAATTCCTGAGTCACTGAACCTTGGCGATCACGAAGTGATTGAACTCATTCCGGATGCAGAACACACCGATGGCTTCTTGAAGGAGTGGGAACAGGTTTGGAAAAAGTAG